In one Salipiger abyssi genomic region, the following are encoded:
- a CDS encoding response regulator, whose product MNVLIVESSRELSVLWQRPLANMGARVCIARDEEAAAALLREIEFQVILLDLMLEQGSALSVADFASYRQPEAPVIFVTDTTFFSDGSIFQLCANARAFLPSSTPPEDLVAMVAHYGGALCPG is encoded by the coding sequence ATGAACGTGCTCATCGTCGAAAGCAGCAGGGAGTTGTCCGTGCTCTGGCAACGACCTCTCGCCAATATGGGCGCGCGCGTCTGTATCGCGCGCGACGAGGAGGCGGCGGCGGCGCTTTTGCGCGAGATCGAGTTTCAGGTGATCCTGCTCGATCTGATGCTGGAACAGGGCAGCGCGCTTTCCGTGGCGGATTTCGCCAGCTACCGCCAGCCCGAGGCGCCGGTGATCTTTGTCACCGACACGACGTTCTTCTCGGACGGCTCCATCTTTCAGCTCTGCGCCAATGCCCGTGCCTTCCTGCCGAGCAGCACCCCGCCGGAGGATCTGGTGGCGATGGTCGCGCATTACGGCGGCGCGCTCTGCCCCGGCTGA
- the ade gene encoding adenine deaminase, which yields MADLETRIAQGRGDAPADLVLRGGRLLDLMTGALLEGDVAICGDTIVGTCDSYEGREVIDVSGTILVPGFIDTHLHIESSLVTPFEFDRCVTPRGVTTAICDPHEIANVIGAEGIRYFQEASAHTLMDIRVQLSSCVPSTHMETAGAELLAEDLAPLMGHPSGIGLAEFMNYPGVIFRDPEAMKKLRLFEGGHIDGHCPLLSGRDLNAYIAAGIRTEHEATNAEEALEKLRKGMRVLIREGSVSKDLHALQPLLSERTAPYMCLCTDDRNPLDIAEHGHLDYMIRTLIALGTPVLAAYRAATLSAAEAFGLKDRGMIAPGKRADIVALDSLEGCHAQLVLAGGVRADDAAFASRGTVAPVGRHSVKAPRLTPAQFRATGNREETDVIGIREGQILTDHLHETIAIADGDKHPDVARDLVRIAVCERHGKNGNVATGFVKGFGLQAGAIASTVCHDHHNIACVGVDYADMALAANRLSEIEGGFVVVRDGAVLAELALPVAGLMSLAPFEEVRDRLVDLRAAARGLGVTLEEPFLQLAFLALPVIPALKITDRGMVDVVKFEIIPG from the coding sequence ATGGCAGATCTGGAAACCCGTATCGCGCAGGGGCGCGGCGACGCCCCGGCGGATCTGGTGCTGAGGGGCGGCCGGCTGCTCGACCTGATGACCGGCGCGCTGCTGGAGGGCGATGTGGCGATCTGCGGCGACACCATCGTCGGCACCTGTGACAGCTACGAGGGGCGCGAGGTGATCGACGTCAGCGGCACGATCCTCGTGCCCGGCTTCATCGACACGCATCTGCATATCGAAAGCTCGCTGGTCACGCCCTTCGAGTTCGACCGCTGCGTTACCCCGCGCGGCGTCACCACCGCGATCTGCGACCCGCATGAGATCGCCAATGTGATCGGCGCCGAGGGCATCCGCTATTTCCAGGAGGCCTCCGCCCATACGCTGATGGACATCCGCGTGCAGCTCTCCTCCTGCGTGCCCTCGACCCATATGGAAACGGCGGGGGCCGAGCTGCTGGCCGAAGACCTGGCGCCGCTCATGGGGCACCCCTCGGGCATCGGGCTGGCGGAGTTCATGAACTATCCCGGCGTGATCTTTCGCGACCCCGAAGCAATGAAAAAGCTGAGGCTCTTCGAGGGCGGCCATATCGACGGCCATTGCCCGCTGCTCTCGGGGCGCGATCTCAACGCCTATATCGCCGCAGGCATCCGCACCGAACACGAGGCGACCAATGCCGAGGAGGCGCTGGAAAAGCTGCGCAAGGGCATGCGGGTGCTGATCCGCGAGGGCTCGGTCTCCAAGGATCTGCACGCGCTGCAACCGCTGCTGAGCGAGCGCACGGCGCCTTATATGTGCCTGTGCACCGACGACCGGAACCCGCTGGATATCGCCGAGCACGGGCATCTCGATTACATGATCCGCACGCTGATCGCTCTGGGCACGCCGGTGCTGGCCGCCTATCGCGCCGCGACGCTCTCGGCGGCGGAGGCCTTCGGGCTGAAGGATCGCGGCATGATCGCGCCGGGCAAGCGCGCCGATATCGTGGCGCTGGACTCGCTGGAGGGCTGCCACGCGCAGCTTGTGCTGGCGGGCGGCGTGCGCGCCGACGATGCGGCTTTTGCGTCGCGCGGCACGGTGGCGCCAGTCGGTCGGCACTCGGTCAAGGCGCCGCGCCTGACGCCTGCGCAATTCCGCGCCACCGGCAACCGCGAAGAGACCGACGTGATCGGCATCCGCGAGGGGCAGATCCTCACCGATCACCTGCACGAGACCATCGCGATTGCCGACGGCGACAAGCACCCCGATGTCGCCCGCGATCTGGTGCGCATCGCGGTGTGCGAGCGGCACGGCAAGAACGGCAATGTGGCGACAGGGTTCGTGAAGGGCTTCGGGCTGCAGGCCGGCGCCATCGCCTCGACGGTCTGCCACGACCACCACAATATCGCCTGCGTGGGGGTCGATTACGCCGACATGGCGCTGGCGGCGAACCGGCTCTCGGAAATCGAGGGCGGCTTTGTCGTGGTGCGGGACGGCGCGGTGCTGGCCGAGCTGGCGCTGCCGGTGGCGGGGCTGATGAGCCTTGCGCCCTTCGAGGAGGTGCGCGACCGGCTGGTGGACCTGCGTGCGGCGGCGCGCGGGCTGGGCGTGACGCTGGAAGAGCCCTTCCTGCAACTCGCCTTCCTCGCCCTGCCGGTGATCCCGGCGCTGAAGATCACCGACCGGGGCATGGTGGATGTGGTGAAGTTCGAGATTATTCCGGGGTGA
- a CDS encoding lytic murein transglycosylase: MRALSLLMALCLPAAAMAQEVPCGGSFSGFVADLREEAISQGHDPAQVERFFAPVRQDPKVLERDRGQGIFQTPFVEFSRKLISQYRLDKGRELAERWDEVFDRIEHDYGIARGVLLAFWAFETDYGAFQGDFNTLNALVTLAHDCRRPEIFRPQIFAALKLYGHGDFDPAGTTGAWAGEIGQVQMLPRDILENGMDGDGDGHVLLKSSAPDALLSGAKMLAALGWRPGEPWLQEVVLPEGMDWSLTGLETELSVAEWERLGVQAREGRLDDARLPASILLPQGRGGPAFIAYPNFRVYFEWNQSFVYVMTAAYFATRLEGAPVYDAGNPDPGLSGAQMKALQQALAAKGYDVGGIDGILGAGTRAAVRDMQAKLGLPADGWPTVGLLERL; this comes from the coding sequence ATGCGCGCTCTTTCCCTGTTGATGGCTCTGTGCCTGCCGGCGGCGGCAATGGCGCAGGAGGTGCCCTGCGGCGGCAGCTTTTCCGGTTTCGTGGCGGATCTGCGCGAGGAGGCCATCTCGCAGGGCCACGATCCGGCGCAGGTCGAGCGGTTCTTTGCCCCGGTGCGGCAGGATCCCAAGGTACTGGAGCGCGACCGCGGGCAGGGCATCTTCCAGACGCCCTTCGTCGAGTTCTCGCGCAAGCTCATCAGCCAGTACCGGCTCGACAAGGGGCGCGAGCTGGCCGAGCGCTGGGACGAGGTGTTCGACCGGATCGAGCATGATTACGGCATCGCGCGCGGCGTGCTGCTGGCCTTCTGGGCCTTCGAGACCGATTACGGCGCCTTCCAGGGCGATTTCAACACGCTGAACGCGCTGGTGACGCTGGCGCATGACTGCCGCCGCCCGGAGATCTTCCGCCCGCAGATCTTTGCCGCGCTGAAGCTTTACGGCCATGGCGATTTCGACCCCGCCGGCACCACCGGCGCCTGGGCCGGCGAGATTGGCCAGGTGCAGATGCTGCCGCGCGACATCCTCGAAAACGGGATGGATGGCGATGGCGACGGCCATGTGCTGCTCAAGAGCTCGGCGCCCGATGCGCTGCTCTCGGGCGCCAAGATGCTGGCCGCGCTGGGCTGGCGCCCGGGCGAGCCGTGGTTGCAGGAGGTGGTGCTGCCCGAGGGCATGGACTGGTCGCTGACCGGGCTCGAGACCGAGCTGAGCGTGGCGGAGTGGGAGCGTCTGGGCGTGCAGGCCCGCGAGGGCCGGCTCGACGACGCCCGGCTGCCGGCCTCGATCCTGCTGCCACAGGGGCGCGGCGGCCCGGCCTTCATCGCCTATCCGAATTTCCGGGTCTATTTCGAGTGGAACCAGAGCTTTGTCTACGTGATGACGGCCGCCTATTTCGCCACCCGCCTGGAGGGCGCGCCGGTCTATGACGCGGGCAACCCCGATCCGGGGCTTTCGGGCGCGCAGATGAAGGCGCTGCAACAGGCGCTGGCGGCGAAGGGCTATGACGTGGGCGGGATCGACGGTATCCTGGGCGCGGGCACGCGGGCGGCTGTGCGCGACATGCAGGCCAAGCTGGGCCTGCCGGCGGATGGCTGGCCGACGGTGGGGTTGTTGGAGCGGTTGTGA
- the choX gene encoding choline ABC transporter substrate-binding protein, giving the protein MTTLRLAAVAALLSAGAAHADCDTVTFSDVGWTDITATTAATSVVLEALGYETDIKVLSVPVTYTSLANKDIDVFLGNWMPTMEADIAPYREAGTVDTVRANLEGAKYTLATNKAGADLGIADFADIAGQAEALDETIYGIEPGNDGNRLIIDMIEADAFGLKEFEVKESSEQGMLAQVGRASNRGEPIVFLAWEPHPMNANYDLTYLTGGDDYFGPDLGGATVYTNTSEGYVDSCPNVGKLLENLEFSLAMENEIMGAILDDGEEPEDAATAWLAAHPEVAEAWLDGVTTKDGGDAKAAVTAALK; this is encoded by the coding sequence ATGACCACCCTCCGCCTTGCCGCGGTGGCGGCGCTGCTTTCGGCCGGCGCCGCGCATGCCGATTGCGACACCGTGACCTTTTCCGATGTGGGCTGGACCGATATCACCGCCACAACCGCCGCGACCTCCGTGGTGCTGGAGGCGCTGGGATATGAGACCGATATCAAGGTGTTGTCGGTGCCGGTCACCTACACCTCGCTCGCCAACAAGGATATCGACGTGTTCCTCGGCAACTGGATGCCGACGATGGAGGCCGATATCGCGCCCTATCGCGAGGCCGGCACCGTCGACACCGTGCGCGCCAATCTCGAAGGCGCGAAATACACCCTGGCCACCAACAAGGCCGGTGCCGATCTGGGCATCGCCGATTTCGCCGATATCGCCGGGCAGGCCGAGGCGCTGGACGAGACGATCTATGGCATCGAGCCGGGCAATGACGGCAACCGGCTGATCATCGACATGATCGAGGCCGACGCTTTCGGGCTCAAGGAATTCGAGGTCAAGGAAAGCTCGGAACAGGGGATGCTGGCGCAGGTTGGGCGTGCTTCGAACCGGGGCGAGCCCATCGTCTTCCTGGCCTGGGAGCCGCACCCGATGAACGCCAATTACGACCTCACCTATCTGACCGGCGGCGACGACTATTTCGGCCCGGATCTTGGCGGGGCGACGGTCTATACCAACACGTCCGAAGGCTATGTCGATTCCTGCCCGAATGTCGGCAAGCTGCTGGAGAACCTGGAGTTTTCGCTCGCCATGGAAAACGAGATCATGGGCGCGATCCTGGACGATGGCGAAGAGCCCGAGGATGCCGCAACCGCCTGGCTCGCGGCGCACCCGGAGGTGGCGGAGGCCTGGCTCGACGGCGTGACGACCAAGGATGGCGGCGATGCCAAGGCCGCGGTAACGGCGGCGCTGAAATAA